The sequence TTACGTTCACGTGCGCGCCGAGCTTCGCGAGCGTGCCGGAGAACTCCGGCGCGATCATGATAACGCCGATGCTGCCAGTGACGGACGTCGGCAGCGCGTAAATCTTGTCCGCGCCGCACGCGAGGTAGTACCCGCCGGACGCACCCAGATCGAGGATCGCGGCGATGACCGGCTTGCCGGTGCGCTCGCGGAACTTCTTGAGCTCGCCGTACATCAAGTCGGTCGCGGTGACGCCGCCGCCGGGCGAGTTGATGCGCAACACGACCGCGCGGACGTTGCGGTCCGACGCTGCCTTGTCGAGCTTCTCCGTAAACAGCGACACGGGGTTTTCGCCGCCAGCGTTGAGCAGATTCGTGGGCCGGGCGTTCTGCAGCACACCGTCGACGTCGACGAGCGCGAGCTTCTGGGTGGCCCAGAAGCTCTCGCGCAGCACGACCTCTTCAGTCAAGGCCTGCCGCGCCGAGACCGGCGTGATCAGGAACGAGGTCGGGCCGCAGCCGCCCAGCACGACGAGCAGTAACGCAGCGATAACGGCGGTCGTACACGGCTGCCGTGTCGGCGACAGCGAGGCTTGAGTCGCAGGCATGAGCGCTCCGTTTGGCTGAGGACGCAGGCCCACCTATACTTCCCGCAGCCGGCGCTCCGGCCGGCGACCTGAGGTGAGCCGCCGCGATGATACACGCGTCCCATGCGGATTTCGACCGGGCCGTCGAGCAAGCGCTGGCGGAGGTGCCGGACGAGTTTCAGCCGTACCTGGAGAACGTCGTGATCGAGGTACGGGATCGGCCGGACCAGGCGCTGATGCGCGAGCACGACGTCCCGGACGACGTGTTGGGCTTCTACGTGGGCGTGCCGCTGGAGGATAAGGGAATCGACGCTCTGCCCATGCCGCTGCCGGACCGCATCCTCATCTTCCGCGACAACCTGTGCGGGATGTGCGAGTCGTGGGACGAGCTGGTGGACGAGATTCGGATTACCGTGCTGCACGAGATCGGGCACCACTTCGGGCTGGACGAGGACCGGCTGGAAGAGCTCGGGTATGAGTAGGGTGCGACAGGTCGGCCGGCCATCGGGGGGCTGGAGGTTTCAAGATGCTCCGTGACTCGTATGTTGCAATGCTTCTGATCGGGGCCATCCTGTTCGCCGGCGTTCTCACGGCCGCTGCGCAAACCACGTCGCAACCATCGAGCCGCGACGCCGTGGCCGCCGAACGCGACCGCGCCATGCAAGCCGAAGCCCGCAAGCTGATAGAGCGCGGCGCCCAGTACCTGCTCTCCGCGCAGGAAGCCGATGGCGGCTGGGGCGCGCAGGCCGGCCCCGGCGTGTCGGCGCTGGTCCTCAAAGCACTCATCCAGGAGCCGAGCGTCGGGCCGCAGCACGCCGCCGTACAGCGCGGCATCGAGTTCGTCCTCAAATCCCAGCGCGACGACGGCGGCGTCTACTCCGCCGAGGGGCTGCTGAAGAACTACGAGAGCAGCGTCGTGCTGTCGATGCTCGGCGTGCTGAAGGACCCCGCGTATCAGAAGCAGATCGCCGCGCTGCAGACCTTTTTGAAGAACGACCAGTGGGACGAAGGCGAGGGCAAGTCGGTCGATGATCCCTGGTACGGCGGCGCTGGCTACGGGCACGGCAAACGCCCGGACGTCTCGAACACGCAGATGATGCTGGAGGCCCTGCGCGATAGCGGCCTGCCGCCCGATGACCCGGCGTACAAGAAAGCACTCGTCTTCATCGGGCGTTGCCAGATGCTCGGCGAGACGAACGATCAGCCATTCGCCAAGGGTGCGACGCAGGGCGGCTTCATCTACTCCCCCGCAAACGGCGGCGAAAGCAAGATGGGCACGGTGGACGCCGAGGGTCACGAAGAGCTGCGCTGCTACGGCTCGATGACGTACGCCGGCTTCAAGAGTCTGCTTTATGCCGGCCTGAAACGCGACGATCGGCGGGTGCAGGCGGCCTTAGACTGGATTCGCGGGAATTGGACGCTGACGCACAATCCGAACAGCCCGGAAGCCCAGTCGCGCGAGGGGCTGTTCTATTACTACCATGTCTTCGGCCGGGCCCTGGATGCGTTTGGTGAAGCGGTGATCCGCGAGCCGTCGGGCCGCGAACACATCTGGCGGCACGAGTTGGTCGAGCAGCTCGCGAAAGACCAGAAGCCGGACGGCAGTTGGGTAAACGACGCCGACCGCTGGATGGAAGGCCTGCCGGCACTGACGACGGCGTACAGCATGCTGGCGCTCGAGGCGGCGTATCCGCGGTGAGGAAGGCACAGAGGCACGGAGGGGAGGGCGAAGCTCCGGCTGAGCCGGAGCGACGAAGCGACGCACTCAGAGCCCCGAGCGCGAGCGAGCGGGTCCGCGCAGCGCGCTGAATAACCCACTGCCTTTGCTCGGTATGCCAAAATTGTAGGTGGCTGTCCCTGACATGGGCCCAGCCTGCACCGGCGGACGCGGCGCCACCG is a genomic window of Phycisphaerae bacterium containing:
- the sppA gene encoding signal peptide peptidase SppA, producing MPATQASLSPTRQPCTTAVIAALLLVVLGGCGPTSFLITPVSARQALTEEVVLRESFWATQKLALVDVDGVLQNARPTNLLNAGGENPVSLFTEKLDKAASDRNVRAVVLRINSPGGGVTATDLMYGELKKFRERTGKPVIAAILDLGASGGYYLACGADKIYALPTSVTGSIGVIMIAPEFSGTLAKLGAHVNVIKSGAMKDMGSLFREMNEQDRAVFQGLIDGMYTRFLEVVAQARPGVDAAKLRQLADGRVYLGTEAKANGLIDDVGTLRDAIVAAKAAAGLADTKVKVVEYGRPLAYQPNIYARRDGPGQINLVNVQLPDWLSSPAPQLMYLWAPAW
- a CDS encoding metallopeptidase family protein → MIHASHADFDRAVEQALAEVPDEFQPYLENVVIEVRDRPDQALMREHDVPDDVLGFYVGVPLEDKGIDALPMPLPDRILIFRDNLCGMCESWDELVDEIRITVLHEIGHHFGLDEDRLEELGYE
- a CDS encoding terpene cyclase/mutase family protein translates to MLRDSYVAMLLIGAILFAGVLTAAAQTTSQPSSRDAVAAERDRAMQAEARKLIERGAQYLLSAQEADGGWGAQAGPGVSALVLKALIQEPSVGPQHAAVQRGIEFVLKSQRDDGGVYSAEGLLKNYESSVVLSMLGVLKDPAYQKQIAALQTFLKNDQWDEGEGKSVDDPWYGGAGYGHGKRPDVSNTQMMLEALRDSGLPPDDPAYKKALVFIGRCQMLGETNDQPFAKGATQGGFIYSPANGGESKMGTVDAEGHEELRCYGSMTYAGFKSLLYAGLKRDDRRVQAALDWIRGNWTLTHNPNSPEAQSREGLFYYYHVFGRALDAFGEAVIREPSGREHIWRHELVEQLAKDQKPDGSWVNDADRWMEGLPALTTAYSMLALEAAYPR